From Erigeron canadensis isolate Cc75 chromosome 8, C_canadensis_v1, whole genome shotgun sequence, one genomic window encodes:
- the LOC122579223 gene encoding ammonium transporter 2, protein MANAYGTHMPAVPDWLNKGDNAWQLTASTLVGLQSMPGLVILYASIVKKKWAVNSAFMALYAFAAVLICWVLVGYRMAFGDELFPFWGKGAPALGQKYLIRQAVVPESTHNFKNGTLESESKPFYPMATLVYFQFNFAAITMILLAGSVLGRMNIRAWMAFVPLWLVFSYTVGAFSLWGGGFLYHWGVIDYSGGYVIHLSSGIAGFTAAYWVGPRLKSDRERFPPNNILLMLAGAGLLWMGWSGFNGGAPYAANIAASVAVLNTNICAATSLLVWTTLDVIFFGKPSVIGAVQGMMTGLVCITPGAGVVQSWAAIVMGILSGSIPWFSMMILHKKSIWLQKVDDTFGVFHTHAVAGLLGGLLTGLLAEPVLCDIVLPVTGSRGAFYGGNGGKQFLKQIVAALFVIGWNLISTSIILLVIRIFMPLRMPDHELMIGDDAVHGEEAYALWGDGEKYDPTRHGSIFGAAETTPNYDYGNGAARGVTINL, encoded by the exons ATGGCCAACGCATACGGTACCCATATGCCCGCGGTCCCGGACTGGCTCAACAAAGGCGACAACGCATGGCAATTAACAGCATCGACACTAGTCGGTCTACAAAGCATGCCAGGACTCGTAATTCTCTACGCGTcgatagttaaaaaaaaatgggccGTGAACTCTGCGTTCATGGCCCTATATGCATTTGCAGCTGTTCTTATATGTTGGGTTTTAGTTGGGTACCGAATGGCATTTGGTGATGAGCTATTTCCCTTTTGGGGAAAAGGCGCCCCGGCTTTGGGTCAGAAGTATCTGATCAGACAAGCCGTGGTGCCAGAAAGTacacataattttaaaaacggAACGTTGGAATCGGAAAGTAAGCCGTTTTATCCTATGGCAACacttgtttattttcaatttaattttGCAGCTATAACTATGATATTATTGGCTGGTTCTGTTCTTGGGAGGATGAATATTAGAGCTTGGATGGCTTTTGTTCCTTTGTGGCTGGTTTTTTCATATACAGTTGGTGCTTTTAGTTTGTGGGGTGGTGGTTTTTTGTATCATTGGGGTGTTATTGATTATTCTGGTGGTTATGTTATTCATCTATCATCCGGGATTGCTGGTTTCACTGCAGCCTATTGg GTTGGACCAAGATTAAAAAGTGATAGAGAAAGGTTTCCTCCAAACAATATATTGTTGATGCTTGCAGGAGCAGGGTTATTATGGATGGGATGGTCTGGTTTCAACGGAGGAGCACCGTATGCTGCCAACATTGCTGCGTCTGTAGCCGTATTAAACACAAATATATGTGCCGCGACCAGCCTTTTAGTTTGGACCACTCTTGATGTTATTTTCTTTGGAAAACCATCTGTTATTGGGGCCGTTCAAGGTATGATGACAGGTCTCGTATGCATTACCCCTGGAGCAG GGGTGGTGCAATCATGGGCGGCGATTGTAATGGGAATACTCTCAGGTAGCATTCCATGGTTTTCGATGATGATCCTCCACAAGAAATCTATTTGGCTTCAAAAG GTAGATGATACATTTGGTGTGTTTCATACACACGCCGTAGCTGGTCTATTAGGCGGGTTGTTGACAGGATTACTAGCCGAGCCAGTCCTATGTGACATAGTTTTGCCAGTTACTGGTTCAAGGGGTGCATTTTATGGTGGAAATGGCGGTAAACAATTCCTAAAACAAATAGTTGCAGCTTTGTTTGTGATCGGGTGGAACCTTATATCGACAAGTATCATTCTTTTAGTAATTAGAATTTTTATGCCATTACGAATGCCTGACCACGAGTTGATGATCGGTGATGATGCTGTTCATGGAGAAGAAGCGTATGCATTGTGGGGTGATGGTGAAAAATATGATCCAACAAGACATGGTTCAATTTTTGGAGCAGCCGAGACAACACCAAATTATGATTATGGAAATGGTGCTGCAAGAGGTGTTACTATTAACCTGTAG